The Bacillota bacterium genomic interval AACCCGAAGGGCGGCGGCGTAAGCGGCTAGTTGGTAATCGGTATCACTGAAATTCGGATTTTCCTTGTCATCCAAGGCAAGCATGGCGTCAAGCTGCGCCTTAACCTCGCTCTCCACCTGGGGAAGGATTTCGTCACAGAAGGCCGTATCTGCCGAATGCTGTTTACGGAGCACGAGCAAAACAGTCCCTTGGACATAGTTGCCTTCCCTTAGTGACGTATCTGTTTCGGTAACTATGCACCAGGCAGCCGTCACCCGCAACCCAGCCGCCCAGAGAATAAGCGTCAGGTCAGCCCATACGCTGGCATCCTGGTGGGTAAACATTACAATCTGTACTCCATTGTCGGGCATATGTCTAGCTAGATTTTGGTAGCAGTCCACCATGCTCTTGCGGAAATCTTCGTCAGTACCGGTAATAGCTAACACACGTTTGCTATCACTATACCAATGCGGAAATAGCTCTAGGAGTTTTTTTCTGTAGTAAGCAAGGAAGAACTCTGACAGCTCATGATAGTTAATAGCGTCAGCATAAGGGGGGTCCGTAATCCATATCTCTGTATGTTCACCACTAGTGCGGGCGTCACTAGGAACAACCACTCCTTTTTCAAAGAGCTGGCAAGTATTTACTGAAATATTGAAATTAGCCCTAACTGCAGTTAGTCCTCTGTTTCCATAATTCATTAGGGTATTTAGGGCTTGATTTAGGAACGTTTGTTCAGTCTTTTCAGATGCCGGGGCGGGTGTCCATTTACAGAGCTTGCTATTCCAGTCTATGCACTTTCCAATACCAAGCAGTGTCATTACTTTGGATTCTAAACTATCAGCTCTTTCAGAGATTACCTCTGCAAATAATCCATTTACTAGTAACTGTCGGGGATTAAACAGCTGATGCCAGTGGGTCCAACCTCGCTCACGTATCAATCTTACCGTTTCATTACCAGGTTCAATCCGGCTGCTGGGAATATGACCCTTCTCCTGCCAGTCAGAGAAGCGTTCTCTTAACAGGGAAAGTACCAGTTCCTCCCGCCAAAGATCAGACTCATTTGGAGCCCGGTAATGGCGAAAGGTCTCCAGGTTGCCCGCCTCATCCACAACAGTCTCCACCCAGCGAATACAGTAAAGCCGCTCCTGGAACACATCATCAGGTCGGGGAACAAGGTCTTCGTTTTCCCAAAGCCGCAAACCATAATCAGTTCCGGTGCCCTGTCGCCGGTCGCCACGGAGCATAGTGATAGGGGTGGATCGGCGGCAGTGGGGACAAACTAAGTCTGAGTTGCGCACTGTACCCGCTTCCCGGGCTGTTCGCATTTCCTCGTCCGAAACTCCGGATTCAATAAGTATCTCAAAACGCCGGTTAGCCTCACCCGGTTGCAGGACCGCCACGCATCGGGTTTTCTCACCGATGACCCAGGACGGCGCTAACGGCACCCTCCAGCCACATTCGGGGCAAACCACCTCGTTGCAGTAAAGATAGGCATCTGCCCGCCAACCTTGCTCGTTGTGCTCAATTCCCCACTCGACGACTTGCCGGTCGACAGCTTCGTAAACTTCACGCCGTGCCCGCCGCACCTGTTCGGCCAATTCCAGACCGCCACCGACAATATTGAGCGCCGCCCAAGTGAGAAGCGCCGCCACGGGGTTCAAGTCCGATCCATAGGCTTTACAACCGATGCGCGCCGCCTCGAAAGGCACACTGCCCCCCCCGCAGAAAGCGTCCCCGACACGGGGTACGCGGCCGAATTGCCGCTCTCCCAACTGGCGGACCAGTTCCGGGATGCTCTGTGCCGCAGTTTCCAAGTGAGCGTTAATCTCCCTCCAGGCTTTTTCGGAAGGCCCTGTAATTTGCTCAGGACGGTCGCAGTACCGGAGTCTCTCGTCATAGGAAAGGCGCTCAAACACCAAACGTTGCAGGTCTTGGCGATCCTCCGCAGTCGTTCCGCGCTTCAACCGCGGTCTGGCTTCCGATGTCCCTGGAGTAAACCAGCGTTGGCGTTCCCGGGGAGTGAAGCGTTGATAGACCTCCTTCAGGGGAATAGCTCTAGTTTTCCGGCGCCAAAGGCCTTCGTCATCCATGGTCAGGATCTTCAGAAAAATCTCCCGGTCCCGGGTCGGATCAGCAGAGGCGGGCATTAACAGGCCGATAATCGCCGCCCGCACCAAGATCAGCGGCTTGCGCCCCCACCACTTGCCCAGCCCGGTCAGGGTCTGGCTGTAATTCGCCTTGCGCTCTTTATAGCTTTCCTTGGAAAGCTTGGACACCGGAAATTGTGTTTCGATGAACGACCGGAACGCTTTGTTCATTGTTCACCCCCCGCTTTAGGCACTTTGCAGACCTTGTAGCTGCTCCAGGGAAGCCCGTCTTCCATAAGCAGCGAAAAGAGGTCCTGGCGCACCTCGGTCTGGTAATCCGTTACCGGATTCTCAGTGAGGGCAAAGCGAACCGCTTTGCGCCAACCTCGGTTACGCCCGGTGACAGCGTGACCGGTGGCGGCGTTGGTCATAGTAAAGAGCCACCAGCGTTCTTCCGGGGTCAACCCAAGCCAGTTTTTGACGGCCACCGGGATCAGGGCCGGGTCGGCGTCCTCGACCGCCCAAGCCAAGAGCACCAATTCCTTCCCTAGAAGCCGCGACACGGGAATCTGGCCGGCTTTCCAACGTCCGGTTTTCAGCCCGTTCTTCTTCAGCCGCCGGTTGAACTCTTCCTGCACCGGCTCGGCCAAGGCATCCCACTTGCTACGGGGAAGGATTACCCGCATTTTGTCGTCCCCGTTACCCAGTGCCAGACTCAACTTGCGACGTTCTTCACTTTCGTCCCAGGTGAATTGCTCGCTGATGTAAACATAATCCTTCTTGGAAGCGGGAATAGTGACCAGGAAATGATGCACCGCCTCGGACGGCACAAAACCGAATCCTTCTGCCTTGCGTCCGTTCGCCATTACTGTTCAACCTCTCCCGCCTGGATCTCCGTCTTCACCTCGGCCACCCAATCGAGGAGGTTCTGACCGGTAGGGAAACGGATGAACATGGCTTCAATATTCACCTGACCTTCGTCAAGCAGGCCGCGCAGGTGCTCAACGGCGGCTTCCACCTTATCGCCGGTTAATTCCAGCTTGTGATCAAAAGTCAGTTCCACCCAACTCTGACCGCTAACCAAAATTCTCGGTCCGGGAACCACTCCCTTGTGCTTCTTAAGTCGAGCCAGAAATTCATATGCTTCTTTAGTGGTCATGAGCAAGTGCTCGCGTTTCCAAGTAGCCGGGAGAGTTGGATCAAGCATAGTGCCGGTGTTTTTCCATTCGATATTCAACCGATGAACATCGGACACTACGCTATCTTTTTCGGCCACCGCCAGCACTACAATTGTACCCTTGGGAACCACAAAGGGACCATCATAAACACCCCCGGCAGACCGGGGATCGGAACCGTCGGTGGTATAGCGCACCGGCG includes:
- a CDS encoding anti-phage-associated DUF1156 domain-containing protein, which produces MNKAFRSFIETQFPVSKLSKESYKERKANYSQTLTGLGKWWGRKPLILVRAAIIGLLMPASADPTRDREIFLKILTMDDEGLWRRKTRAIPLKEVYQRFTPRERQRWFTPGTSEARPRLKRGTTAEDRQDLQRLVFERLSYDERLRYCDRPEQITGPSEKAWREINAHLETAAQSIPELVRQLGERQFGRVPRVGDAFCGGGSVPFEAARIGCKAYGSDLNPVAALLTWAALNIVGGGLELAEQVRRARREVYEAVDRQVVEWGIEHNEQGWRADAYLYCNEVVCPECGWRVPLAPSWVIGEKTRCVAVLQPGEANRRFEILIESGVSDEEMRTAREAGTVRNSDLVCPHCRRSTPITMLRGDRRQGTGTDYGLRLWENEDLVPRPDDVFQERLYCIRWVETVVDEAGNLETFRHYRAPNESDLWREELVLSLLRERFSDWQEKGHIPSSRIEPGNETVRLIRERGWTHWHQLFNPRQLLVNGLFAEVISERADSLESKVMTLLGIGKCIDWNSKLCKWTPAPASEKTEQTFLNQALNTLMNYGNRGLTAVRANFNISVNTCQLFEKGVVVPSDARTSGEHTEIWITDPPYADAINYHELSEFFLAYYRKKLLELFPHWYSDSKRVLAITGTDEDFRKSMVDCYQNLARHMPDNGVQIVMFTHQDASVWADLTLILWAAGLRVTAAWCIVTETDTSLREGNYVQGTVLLVLRKQHSADTAFCDEILPQVESEVKAQLDAMLALDDKENPNFSDTDYQLAAYAAALRVLTRYRSIEDIDVAYELSRSRQRGEKSRLEEMIEDAVKIACDHLVPRDFDSFLWKTLAPEERFYLKGLDIESRGEYRAGAYQELARGFGVREYRLLVASGRANQTRLKTATEFAARNLGEAGFGATLVRHALFAIREVVRTGEVVTGRNWFRNELRERYWDGRKTLIQILRYLARLEHDNLPHWKEDARAAGLLAGAVANDHV
- a CDS encoding DUF3780 domain-containing protein codes for the protein MANGRKAEGFGFVPSEAVHHFLVTIPASKKDYVYISEQFTWDESEERRKLSLALGNGDDKMRVILPRSKWDALAEPVQEEFNRRLKKNGLKTGRWKAGQIPVSRLLGKELVLLAWAVEDADPALIPVAVKNWLGLTPEERWWLFTMTNAATGHAVTGRNRGWRKAVRFALTENPVTDYQTEVRQDLFSLLMEDGLPWSSYKVCKVPKAGGEQ